ATTCGACTCGGCCTGCGCAAAATCCCTGCACCGTTTCAGGAGCCGGTTCGCGATCCTGGGTGTGCCGCGGGAACGGCGGGCGACCTCGGAGCACCCGGCTCCGTCGATCTTCACCTGGAGAAGCCGCGCGGAGCGGTGGATCACCGACTCAAGGTCCCCCGCGAGGTAGTAGTCGAGGCGGTTGCTCACGCCGAAACGCGAGCGGAGGGGGGCGGAGAGAAGTCCCGCCCTCGTCGTGGCCCCGACCAGCGTAAAATGCGGAAGTTTCAGCTGAACGCTCCGGGCGTTCGGGCCGCTGTCGATCACGATGTCGATCTTGAAATCCTCCATCGCCGAGTAGAGATACTCCTCGACAAGAGGGTTGAGGCGGTGGATTTCGTCTATGAACAGCACGTCTCCGGCGCTCAGGTTGGTGAGGACGCCGGCAAGGTTATACGGTTTGTCGAGCGCGGGGCCCGATGTCGCCTTGATCTGGGCGCCCATCTCGTTAGCGATGATGTAGGCCAGGGTGGTTTTTCCCAATCCGGGGGGGCCCGTCAGGAGAACGTGGTCGAGGCTCTCGCCGCGCTTCTTCGCGGCGGCGATGAAGACCTT
This is a stretch of genomic DNA from Bacteroidota bacterium. It encodes these proteins:
- the ruvB gene encoding Holliday junction branch migration DNA helicase RuvB, which translates into the protein MTKRQDPTTPERLENEVEFDHSLRPLEFTDFVGQKKIVDNLKVFIAAAKKRGESLDHVLLTGPPGLGKTTLAYIIANEMGAQIKATSGPALDKPYNLAGVLTNLSAGDVLFIDEIHRLNPLVEEYLYSAMEDFKIDIVIDSGPNARSVQLKLPHFTLVGATTRAGLLSAPLRSRFGVSNRLDYYLAGDLESVIHRSARLLQVKIDGAGCSEVARRSRGTPRIANRLLKRCRDFAQAESNLKQYGHVITLGVAEYSLRMLEVDDHGLDEMDKRILLALVEKYNGGPVGVSTLAVAVGEEAGTIEEVYEPYLIQEGFLKRTPRGREATELAYTHFKLRRTKSLPGQEGLNFTN